A single Lolium perenne isolate Kyuss_39 chromosome 6, Kyuss_2.0, whole genome shotgun sequence DNA region contains:
- the LOC127308818 gene encoding probable metal-nicotianamine transporter YSL7 has translation MESVCDLQEGMSTERAYEAEPVPSLSETITVRSLAVSFVLAVTLTVVAMKISLNSGFLPSLSIPACLLGFYLSRALIRMLDYLEVSHLPFTRQENTVIQTCVVACTNIAFSGGFGTFLLAMGGSSAGVSMKHDNNIEEPGIIRMVGFLFLVSFAGIFIIMPFRKVMVIRHQLTFPSGTATAHLINSFNTPQGATQAKIQVEMLFRSLGGSLVWSIFQWFFSAGRSCGFRVFPTFGMQAYRHGFFFDFSMTNVGVGMICPYMITISMLVGSLVSWGILWPYIETKEGDWYPRNIGQGSLSGIKGYKVFVGVSMILADGLFNFLTIMFRTSRTMAKRRQQPPVLASQGNTQPFQCLNAGSNGGAMDMEQQTTTAKSFDERRRAQVFLRDQIPNMVTIGVYVLLAAVSTLVIPLLYRQLKYYHVALVYITAPLFTFCNAYGYGITDMNLSSTYAKIAMMVFGSWVGIKDGGVVAGLVACGIMMCTLTNGGDVMQDLKTGYLTLTSPRAVLISELVGTTLGCIINPTVFWIFYKVYKTGGAAGGDIPDVPYARVYRGMAMLSVGQEGLPKHSMLLAKVFFLLALALCLIREVASRQSWPMRRYIPSTVAMAIAFFVPPDMPIGMCIGSVVLYMWERMDPRGERMLSSAVASGLICGDGLGSLVSSLLTLTKATGPICIKFLSRGDNEKLDAFLATLPAKT, from the coding sequence ATGGAGTCGGTGTGTGATCTCCAGGAAGGCATGTCCACGGAGCGCGCCTACGAGGCCGAGCCCGTGCCGTCCTTGTCGGAGACTATCACGGTGCGGTCGCTGGCGGTGAGCTTCGTCCTGGCCGTGACGCTGACGGTGGTGGCCATGAAGATCAGCCTCAACTCGGGGTTCCTCCCATCGCTGAGCATCCCGGCGTGTCTCCTGGGATTCTACCTGTCGCGCGCGCTGATCCGCATGCTGGACTACCTGGAGGTGTCGCACCTGCCCTTCACTCGGCAGGAGAACACGGTGATCCAGACGTGCGTGGTGGCCTGCACCAACATCGCGTTCTCGGGCGGGTTCGGGACCTTCCTGCTGGCGATGGGCGGGAGCTCGGCGGGAGTCAGCATGAAGCACGACAACAACATCGAGGAGCCGGGCATCATCCGCATGGTGGGGTTCCTGTTCCTGGTGAGCTTCGCCGGCATATTCATCATCATGCCCTTCAGGAAGGTGATGGTCATCCGGCACCAGCTGACGTTCCCCAGCGGCACGGCCACGGCGCACCTCATCAACAGCTTCAACACACCGCAGGGCGCCACCCAGGCCAAGATCCAGGTGGAGATGCTCTTCAGGTCCCTCGGAGGGTCCTTGGTCTGGTCCATCTTCCAGTGGTTCTTCTCCGCCGGGAGGAGTTGCGGCTTCAGGGTGTTCCCCACGTTCGGGATGCAAGCCTACAGGCACGGCttcttcttcgacttctccatgacCAATGTGGGGGTCGGCATGATCTGCCCCTACATGATCACCATCTCCATGCTCGTCGGGTCGCTTGTCTCCTGGGGGATCCTTTGGCCGTACATCGAGACCAAGGAGGGCGACTGGTACCCTCGCAACATTGGCCAGGGCAGCCTCAGCGGCATCAAGGGATACAAGGTGTTCGTCGGCGTGTCGATGATCCTGGCCGACGGGCTGTTCAACTTCCTCACCATCATGTTCCGGACGTCCCGCACCATGGCTAAACGCCGCCAGCAGCCGCCGGTGCTGGCGTCGCAGGGCAACACACAGCCGTTCCAGTGCCTGAACGCCGGAAGCAACGGCGGGGCCATGGACATGGAGCAGCAGACCACGACCGCCAAGAGCTTCGACGAGCGCCGCCGGGCGCAGGTGTTCCTCAGGGACCAGATACCCAACATGGTCACCATCGGAGTCTACGTTCTCCTCGCCGCCGTCTCCACTCTAGTAATCCCACTGCTGTACCGGCAACTGAAATATTACCACGTTGCGCTCGTCTACATCACGGCGCCCCTCTTCACCTTCTGCAACGCCTACGGCTACGGCATCACGGACATGAACCTGTCGAGCACCTACGCCAAGATCGCCATGATGGTGTTCGGCTCGTGGGTCGGGATCAAGGACGGCGGCGTGGTGGCTGGGCTCGTCGCGTGCGGGATCATGATGTGCACGCTCACCAACGGCGGAGATGTCATGCAGGACCTCAAGACCGGGTACCTCACGCTCACCTCGCCGCGCGCCGTGCTCATCAGCGAGCTGGTTGGCACCACCCTCGGCTGCATCATCAACCCCACCGTCTTCTGGATATTCTACAAGGTGTACAAGACGGGAGGTGCCGCCGGCGGCGACATCCCCGACGTGCCATACGCCAGGGTGTACCGCGGCATGGCTATGCTGAGCGTCGGCCAGGAAGGGCTCCCGAAGCACAGCATGCTCCTCGCCAAGGTCTTCTTCCTTCTCGCGCTGGCCTTGTGCCTGATCCGGGAGGTGGCCAGCCGACAGAGCTGGCCCATGCGGCGGTATATCCCGAGCACCGTCGCCATGGCCATCGCCTTCTTCGTGCCGCCAGACATGCCGATCGGGATGTGCATTGGGAGCGTGGTGCTGTACATGTGGGAGCGCATGGACCCTCGCGGGGAGCGGATGCTGTCGTCGGCGGTGGCGTCTGGGCTCATCTGCGGTGATGGGCTCGGCTCGCTCGTGTCGTCGTTGCTCACGCTGACCAAGGCGACGGGGCCGATCTGCATCAAGTTCTTGTCCCGAGGTGACAATGAGAAGTTGGATGCCTTCTTGGCGACACTGCCCGCGAAAACATAG